Sequence from the Bremerella volcania genome:
GCGCAGCGGCATCAAACGTGACGAGCATCTGCATCTGCTTTTCGTAAGCATGGCGAAAATAGAGGCTGCGGCGATAAACCTTTTCCCCTTGATCGAAATCAATGTCGGGACCTCCTAGCGTTCGATCCAATCTACCAGCCACATGCAGAACGCTATCGCGGATGCTCTCGGCATCGAGTCGCTGAATATTTGACCGCCAAAGCAGTCGGTTATCGGGATCCTGCGCTCGATTAGCCATGAATTCCTCACCAGAAACGCTCGATGCACGACGATAAGCGGCCGAGGTCAAAATCAATCGATGCAGATGCTTCATGCTCCAATCACTTTCCATGAACTCGACTGCCAACCAGTCTAGGAGATCAACGTGTTCGGGCTTGGGCGAGCGTAGGCCGAAGTCGAATACGTTTTCTACCAGTGGTTCACCAAAGTGACGCATCCAGATGTGATTCACGGCCACGCGTGCGGTGAGCGGGTTGCGCCGGTCGGTAATCCAGCTAGCCAGGGCGGAACGCCTGCCGGTACTCTTTGGAGGATAAGCGGTACCGATCGACGAATATTCGATAGCATCAAGGCTGTTCACTAGACGCTCGGCTTCCTCCCGCTTCTTCATTGCCTCGTTGACTTCTTTCCGCGATTTCTCCACCGCTGCTTTCTGTTTTTCGTCGGTTTGTGGGCTTGACTCGGCTTGCGAAAGCGATTGTTCCTTAAGAAGCACCGTATGTCTCGCTCGTTCCAATTTGGCAGTGTTTTCAGCCATAGCGGCTCGTTTGGCAAGCTGCTGCAACTTCACTGAATCCGCATCCTCGGCATACTTCGCCCGATCGGCTGCCCAGCGAGCTTTCAGCGATTCATACTCAGCAGTCGCGGCAACCAAGTCTTGCTGGTGTACCGACTTGTCGGCAGGGTCCGTGGTCTCGGCAATCTTCATTTCGCTGGCTTTCACCTTGGCTGCCGCTGATTCCAATTGTTCCTGCTCAATGAACTCCTTGAGACTCGGATAGACAGCGAGTGGCGGCAAATCGATTGGATGCGGTTCGTACGGCAATTCGATCACCTCAGGCACACCGGGCTCCACGGGATGCTCTTTGTCAGGATGCTTCTCGTTACCGGCGATGTACACGTAGGTAGGCTCGTCAGGCTTCGCGTCGTAAGCGCGGACTAGACCTTGCTTGACGAGATCCGCCTCACCGGGCAGTCGTTCGGTGCGTACCTCATGCGGCTCGAAGACAGCCCGCATCGCGTAGTATTCAGACTGCCCGATCGGATCGAATTTATGATCGTGACAGCGTGCGCAGTCGATCGTCATTCCGAGGAACGCCTTGGCGGTATGCTCTACTGTGGCATCAAGCCAAATATTCCGATTGCTTTTATGATAGTTTCGGGCCAAATAACCAGTTGCTCTCAGGACGTTTTGATCCGTAGGAGCAATCTCATCTGCCGCCAGCATTTCCCTAATCATGCGGTCGTACGGCTTGTCGGCATTGACGGATTCAACAATCCAATCTCGCCACCGCCAAATATGCCGCTGACTACCACGGAGTTCGTTTTTATAGCCGTCCCAGTCGCTATATCGCCAAACGTCCATCCAATGTCGCCCCCAACGCTCACCGTACGCCGGATCGTCGAGTAGTTCATCGACCAATTTTTTCCATGCATCAGGCGAAGGATCGTCGAGAAACGCGCGTTGCTGGTCTGCCGTCGGGGGCAAACCAATCAAATCCAAGTAAACCCTAC
This genomic interval carries:
- a CDS encoding PSD1 and planctomycete cytochrome C domain-containing protein, which produces MRLLLAAFVLQLFSLPVQADESFYEEQIKPLLAMKCFACHGALKQESDLRLDAGQLIHSGGATGPVIDLEKPTESLLLSRIQTADLDLRMPPDGEGEPLTPGQVDLLTTWIRGGAKFPKTEEIPPDPRQHWAYQVPRKVELPRVKNELGELHPVDAFLLANLQDHQLSAAPHTDRSTLVRRVYLDLIGLPPTADQQRAFLDDPSPDAWKKLVDELLDDPAYGERWGRHWMDVWRYSDWDGYKNELRGSQRHIWRWRDWIVESVNADKPYDRMIREMLAADEIAPTDQNVLRATGYLARNYHKSNRNIWLDATVEHTAKAFLGMTIDCARCHDHKFDPIGQSEYYAMRAVFEPHEVRTERLPGEADLVKQGLVRAYDAKPDEPTYVYIAGNEKHPDKEHPVEPGVPEVIELPYEPHPIDLPPLAVYPSLKEFIEQEQLESAAAKVKASEMKIAETTDPADKSVHQQDLVAATAEYESLKARWAADRAKYAEDADSVKLQQLAKRAAMAENTAKLERARHTVLLKEQSLSQAESSPQTDEKQKAAVEKSRKEVNEAMKKREEAERLVNSLDAIEYSSIGTAYPPKSTGRRSALASWITDRRNPLTARVAVNHIWMRHFGEPLVENVFDFGLRSPKPEHVDLLDWLAVEFMESDWSMKHLHRLILTSAAYRRASSVSGEEFMANRAQDPDNRLLWRSNIQRLDAESIRDSVLHVAGRLDRTLGGPDIDFDQGEKVYRRSLYFRHAYEKQMQMLVTFDAAAPNECYRRSQSVIPQQALALSNSSLVVEQSRRLAARLSGEVPEAEGFIRAAFESILCRDCTVEELAACQEFLVSQTERLSYSGELTPIASGAKAGVPAADDSAQRARENLVHVLFNHNDFVTVR